The proteins below come from a single Roseiflexus sp. RS-1 genomic window:
- a CDS encoding S41 family peptidase, whose amino-acid sequence MTEQYPARPYLRAPSLDPTGNRVAFVYAGDIWLVAADGGRAERLTAHPAGHMLPRWSPDGAAIACTSTRTGQGDVYVVPLDGGEVRRVTYHDTQSAVECWSPDGNAIYFTSQRERQGTAIYRVAISGDTPIRWIAQPYERLGTVSVSPCGRWIAFSLLRDPWWRRGPNPYGGAELWLASNAPDADDFQRLSDAPGLNYCPMWTPDSGLIYFVSDRDGCENLWVVPRDGGVAERVTSFTDGRLLWPSISADGKKIAFERDFGIWIFDLTSGDMAPIPITVRQDAKLTPVRVQTYTRDVQELALSPDGKKIAFIVRGKIFADFADKENERDPRQGLAYRVSQTAFRDSDVSWSPDSRSLVYVSDRHGDEEVYRYDFPGRSETRLTYGPKRKSAPCFSPDGRWIAYASGDDEIRLIDVVSGADRGFIRAHFVFGASFSWSPDSRWLAFCAQDERFFSNLYVQRIDEEQPHQISFLSNIQAAGPLWSPDGRFIVFTTGQYRAESQIARVDLQPQPPIFREAEFERLFESAQSSTRKSESASRHVAHVPDHKRHTDADREPLPVLPIVEPDGPPEDGTVHEREGSKSVKASQTVKEIRIILSGIERRLRLLTPPQMDATALCISPDGRDLICSATVAGRQNLWTLPLDEARADQGPRQLTNTSGLKSHAWFAPDGKSICFLDGGTIAVRKFPKGEQTTLSITAEVVIDFAQEKRQIFEECWRLLRDYFYDEHFRGVDWHAIHDQYAPLILGAQTTAELYLLINLMIGELRSSHAGVVGSGASGQDGYLGITLDPVEYLRSGRLRIARVIPDSPAAAAPNGALQPGDVILAVNGVALTGDTSLDALLQRTAGRRVVLRVVDPSGSQRDVEVRPVSADQYDWLCYRAWVFDNEQIVHRASDGRLGYVHIRKMNYDAYQQFLADLDVEAHHKEGVVIDVRFNSGGHTATFILDVLMRRSLLMSTFRNRSTADSSHIFGNRVLNKPTVLVTNELSSSNTETFSESYRRQGLGKVVGRPTAGAVIGTFTRRLIDGSSIKLPQLRVTTPEGEDLEGHGRPVDVDVPLRLGEWRYGRDVQLEAAVRVLLDDLDR is encoded by the coding sequence GTGACCGAACAGTATCCTGCACGTCCCTATCTCCGTGCGCCTTCTCTTGATCCCACGGGAAATCGTGTCGCATTTGTGTACGCTGGCGATATCTGGCTTGTGGCTGCCGATGGAGGTCGCGCCGAGCGATTGACTGCCCATCCTGCCGGTCATATGCTCCCGCGCTGGTCGCCCGATGGCGCGGCAATCGCCTGCACCTCGACGCGAACCGGTCAGGGGGATGTGTATGTCGTGCCGCTCGACGGCGGTGAGGTGCGTCGGGTGACGTATCACGACACGCAGAGCGCCGTTGAGTGCTGGTCGCCCGATGGCAACGCCATCTATTTCACCTCGCAACGCGAGCGCCAGGGAACAGCGATCTATCGGGTTGCCATTTCGGGCGACACACCGATCCGCTGGATCGCGCAACCGTATGAGCGCCTCGGCACCGTGTCCGTTTCGCCGTGCGGTCGCTGGATAGCGTTCAGCCTGCTGCGCGATCCGTGGTGGCGACGCGGACCAAACCCCTATGGCGGTGCAGAACTCTGGCTGGCATCGAACGCGCCGGACGCCGACGATTTTCAGAGATTGAGCGATGCACCCGGATTGAATTACTGTCCGATGTGGACGCCTGATAGTGGGTTGATCTACTTCGTTTCTGATCGCGATGGGTGTGAGAATCTGTGGGTTGTCCCGCGTGATGGGGGTGTCGCCGAACGTGTGACCTCGTTTACGGACGGTCGTTTGCTCTGGCCCTCGATCAGCGCTGATGGCAAAAAGATTGCGTTTGAGCGCGATTTTGGCATCTGGATCTTCGATCTTACCTCCGGCGATATGGCGCCGATCCCGATTACTGTGCGGCAGGATGCGAAATTGACGCCGGTGCGGGTACAGACATATACGCGCGATGTGCAGGAACTGGCGCTCTCACCCGATGGCAAGAAAATTGCGTTCATCGTGCGCGGCAAGATTTTTGCCGATTTCGCCGACAAAGAGAATGAGCGTGATCCACGCCAGGGACTGGCGTACCGCGTCTCTCAGACGGCGTTCCGCGATAGTGATGTTTCCTGGTCGCCCGATAGCCGCAGCCTGGTGTATGTCTCTGACCGTCATGGCGACGAGGAGGTGTACCGCTACGACTTTCCCGGTCGTAGTGAAACACGCCTGACGTACGGACCAAAGCGCAAGAGCGCGCCCTGCTTCTCGCCGGATGGGCGCTGGATCGCCTATGCCAGCGGAGATGACGAGATTCGATTGATCGATGTTGTCAGTGGCGCCGACCGCGGGTTCATCCGGGCGCACTTTGTGTTCGGCGCGTCGTTCTCGTGGTCGCCCGATAGTCGATGGCTGGCATTCTGTGCCCAGGACGAGCGCTTTTTCAGCAATCTCTATGTACAGCGCATCGATGAGGAACAGCCGCACCAGATTTCGTTCCTCAGCAACATTCAGGCAGCAGGGCCGCTCTGGTCGCCGGATGGTCGCTTTATTGTCTTCACGACCGGACAGTACCGTGCCGAGTCGCAGATTGCGCGCGTTGATCTGCAACCACAACCGCCCATCTTTCGCGAGGCTGAATTCGAGCGGTTGTTCGAGTCCGCTCAGAGCAGCACGCGCAAGAGCGAAAGTGCGTCGCGTCATGTTGCGCATGTTCCCGACCATAAACGCCATACCGATGCGGATCGCGAACCACTGCCGGTTCTTCCCATCGTTGAACCCGATGGGCCACCCGAAGATGGAACAGTGCACGAGAGGGAAGGTTCAAAATCGGTCAAAGCCTCCCAGACAGTCAAAGAGATCAGGATCATCCTGAGCGGCATCGAACGTCGGTTACGCCTGTTGACACCACCGCAAATGGATGCAACTGCACTGTGCATCAGCCCGGATGGGCGCGATCTGATCTGTAGCGCAACGGTTGCCGGGCGACAGAATCTCTGGACCTTGCCGCTTGACGAAGCGCGCGCCGATCAGGGTCCACGGCAACTGACCAACACGTCCGGGCTGAAATCGCATGCCTGGTTCGCTCCCGATGGCAAGAGCATCTGCTTCCTCGACGGCGGAACCATCGCGGTGCGAAAATTCCCGAAAGGAGAGCAGACGACCCTCTCGATCACAGCGGAAGTGGTGATCGATTTTGCACAGGAAAAACGCCAGATTTTCGAGGAGTGCTGGCGCCTGTTGCGCGACTATTTCTACGATGAACATTTCCGTGGCGTCGATTGGCATGCAATTCACGATCAGTACGCGCCGCTGATCCTGGGGGCGCAAACCACTGCTGAACTGTATCTCCTTATCAATTTGATGATTGGTGAACTGCGTTCCTCGCACGCTGGCGTGGTGGGGAGCGGCGCCAGCGGACAGGATGGCTACCTTGGCATCACGCTCGATCCGGTTGAATATCTGCGGAGCGGACGCCTGCGCATTGCCAGGGTCATCCCGGATAGCCCGGCAGCAGCAGCGCCCAATGGAGCACTTCAACCCGGCGACGTCATCCTGGCGGTCAATGGTGTTGCGCTGACGGGCGATACATCGCTCGATGCGCTGCTCCAACGAACTGCAGGTCGGCGCGTCGTCCTGCGCGTCGTCGATCCGTCGGGATCGCAGCGTGATGTCGAGGTGCGTCCGGTTTCAGCGGATCAGTACGACTGGCTCTGCTACCGGGCGTGGGTGTTCGATAATGAACAGATCGTTCACCGGGCAAGTGATGGACGTCTGGGGTATGTGCACATTCGCAAGATGAATTACGACGCGTACCAGCAGTTTCTCGCCGATCTCGATGTTGAAGCGCACCACAAGGAAGGAGTCGTCATCGATGTGCGCTTCAACTCAGGCGGTCACACGGCGACGTTTATTCTCGATGTGCTGATGCGTCGCAGTTTGCTGATGAGCACATTCCGCAATCGCTCCACTGCCGACTCGTCGCACATTTTCGGTAATCGCGTGCTGAACAAGCCCACCGTCCTGGTAACGAATGAACTGTCAAGTTCAAACACCGAAACCTTCAGTGAGTCGTATCGCCGCCAGGGGCTGGGAAAGGTTGTCGGACGTCCGACGGCTGGCGCGGTGATCGGCACATTCACGCGGCGACTTATTGATGGGTCGTCGATCAAACTGCCGCAACTCCGGGTCACGACCCCGGAAGGCGAAGACCTGGAAGGTCATGGACGACCGGTCGATGTTGATGTACCGCTGCGTCTTGGGGAATGGCGCTATGGACGTGATGTGCAACTTGAAGCGGCGGTGCGCGTTCTGCTGGACGACCTCGATAGATAA
- a CDS encoding site-2 protease family protein codes for MGWSFRIAQVAGIDIKIHLTFFLIVILGAIAGGVSYGAVGAAFGALLILLLFLCVTLHELGHGIAARAFGIPVREIILLPLGGLALLGRNPSKAWHELVIAAAGPLVNVIIAAVLLLVTGTALAFGIFDIDTLEIGRGAFPAPSIQGLTFWLLQANVMLVLFNLIPAFPLDGGRILRAVLAMIIGFRRATRIATFLGQSIAIVLGILGIISGNFLLALVAVFIFLGAGQENAEGQARTMLDTMRVGDAYNRHALTLEIGDRVSKVVDYILTSYQPDFAVMQGSRLVGIVTRDDVLRALASDTRDLYVTGIMQRDFVRVPASATLDEVRQVMSAGGTRVVAVYEGEIYLGLVSIEDISEAYAVLSFLERQQEARRAQMARDVSGGG; via the coding sequence ATGGGTTGGTCGTTTCGAATTGCGCAGGTTGCTGGCATCGATATTAAGATACATTTGACCTTCTTTTTGATCGTCATCCTCGGCGCGATTGCTGGCGGTGTGTCGTATGGCGCGGTTGGGGCGGCGTTTGGGGCGCTGTTGATCCTGTTGCTCTTCCTCTGCGTGACGCTGCACGAACTGGGGCACGGTATCGCTGCGCGCGCATTTGGTATTCCGGTGCGTGAAATCATTCTGCTGCCGCTCGGCGGTCTGGCGTTGCTGGGGCGCAATCCGTCGAAGGCCTGGCATGAACTCGTCATCGCCGCAGCCGGTCCGCTGGTGAATGTCATCATCGCCGCCGTACTGCTGCTGGTGACCGGGACAGCGCTGGCGTTCGGCATTTTTGACATCGATACGCTGGAAATCGGGCGCGGTGCGTTTCCGGCGCCATCGATCCAGGGATTGACATTCTGGTTGCTGCAAGCCAATGTGATGCTGGTGCTTTTTAATCTGATCCCTGCCTTCCCGCTCGATGGCGGTCGCATTCTGCGCGCTGTGCTGGCGATGATCATCGGCTTCCGTCGCGCCACGCGGATTGCGACGTTCCTCGGTCAGAGCATTGCCATTGTGCTCGGTATTCTGGGCATCATCAGCGGCAATTTTCTGCTTGCGCTTGTCGCGGTATTCATCTTTCTCGGCGCTGGTCAGGAGAATGCTGAAGGACAGGCGCGCACCATGCTCGACACGATGCGCGTCGGCGATGCATACAACCGTCACGCCCTTACGCTCGAAATCGGCGACCGGGTGAGCAAAGTGGTCGATTACATTCTGACCAGCTATCAGCCTGATTTTGCGGTGATGCAGGGAAGCCGACTGGTCGGCATCGTAACTCGCGACGATGTACTGCGGGCGCTGGCAAGCGACACGCGCGACCTGTACGTCACCGGCATCATGCAACGCGACTTTGTGCGTGTGCCTGCGAGCGCGACCCTCGATGAGGTGCGTCAGGTGATGAGCGCAGGGGGAACACGCGTCGTTGCCGTGTATGAGGGTGAGATCTATCTGGGGTTGGTCAGCATCGAGGACATCTCCGAAGCTTATGCAGTGCTGTCATTCCTGGAACGTCAGCAGGAAGCGCGTCGTGCGCAAATGGCGCGGGATGTCAGCGGCGGCGGGTAG
- a CDS encoding SH3 domain-containing protein: protein MRVPRVIRPDDWDRLFAPNAPKRGGPLRALVNLVVSAFILGALIIGGAWLVNERQQQAERLAATATAFVETVVPQRTSIAAATQTVEAQGTATRIALRTATAQAAVAPGATLEAGIGSGEVVRGGNLRREPRVAPETVVGLIYPGDKITFLERRVVDGQTWFRIRVDQPATDRAGDGVPSGTEGWASALLLSTPP from the coding sequence GTGCGTGTGCCGCGTGTCATTCGTCCTGATGATTGGGATCGTCTCTTTGCTCCGAATGCGCCAAAGCGTGGCGGTCCGCTACGCGCACTGGTGAACCTGGTGGTATCTGCGTTCATTCTTGGGGCATTGATCATCGGCGGCGCCTGGCTCGTTAATGAGCGGCAGCAGCAGGCAGAACGCCTCGCGGCGACAGCAACTGCATTTGTCGAAACGGTTGTTCCGCAGCGAACCAGTATTGCCGCTGCGACACAAACGGTCGAAGCTCAGGGAACGGCAACACGGATTGCGTTACGCACGGCGACGGCGCAGGCGGCAGTCGCTCCAGGCGCTACGCTTGAAGCAGGAATCGGGAGCGGTGAAGTCGTTCGGGGCGGCAACCTGCGTCGTGAACCTCGCGTGGCGCCTGAAACGGTCGTCGGTCTGATCTATCCAGGTGACAAAATTACGTTTCTGGAGCGACGGGTTGTTGATGGACAAACGTGGTTTCGGATCCGTGTCGATCAACCCGCGACCGACCGTGCGGGTGATGGTGTGCCCTCTGGAACAGAAGGTTGGGCATCGGCGCTGCTGCTCTCGACGCCCCCCTGA
- a CDS encoding substrate-binding domain-containing protein, with amino-acid sequence MTSGTRSTITLGCVLNDPRFTFWSILRHGIRSRAADHGIAVIDQAAGAVEAQVEMVADLLRRRVHALILGPAHETRAFAQHLELARLARVPVIEVDGGILEGYVSATVRSNERQGLMRVAELLVAHLGDRMRIALIAGPRNRRAEIMAEVLRQWPGVQIVAQSTGDWTRDSGRRLAEEWLRTGQPIDAIFAANDPMALGVVDAVEALNLTGSIAVVGFDGLPEALRAINSGAMLATVNQDPLCIGQQAVDTALQALRSEPVERQILTPGELITRDTVTESALRALDLLPGIMRDLIESNAERQRLQEEIIAAQRSTIQELSTPIIPIDARTLIVPLIGAIDSTRAAQMTQTILEAIGDQRADDVIIDITGIAVVDTSVANHLVQTAQAASLLGAHVTLAGMSPEVAQTIVQLGIKLGQLTTCSNLQTALEVVQRRRGRR; translated from the coding sequence GTGACATCTGGAACCAGATCGACTATCACTCTTGGATGTGTCCTGAACGATCCGCGATTTACCTTCTGGTCTATTCTGCGCCATGGAATACGGTCGCGGGCGGCAGACCACGGGATTGCCGTCATTGACCAGGCGGCTGGCGCCGTCGAGGCGCAGGTTGAGATGGTCGCAGATCTGCTGCGGCGTCGGGTGCATGCGCTGATCCTGGGACCGGCGCACGAAACACGCGCATTTGCCCAGCATCTCGAACTGGCGCGCCTGGCGCGTGTGCCGGTGATCGAGGTCGATGGCGGTATTCTTGAAGGATATGTCAGCGCAACCGTCCGCTCCAACGAACGTCAGGGTCTGATGCGGGTTGCCGAGTTGCTCGTGGCGCATCTGGGTGATCGCATGCGCATCGCCCTGATCGCTGGTCCCCGTAATCGTCGCGCTGAGATCATGGCAGAGGTGCTGCGGCAATGGCCCGGTGTGCAGATTGTGGCGCAGTCCACCGGCGATTGGACGCGCGACAGTGGCAGGCGTCTGGCGGAGGAGTGGCTGCGAACAGGGCAACCGATCGATGCCATCTTTGCCGCCAACGATCCGATGGCGCTCGGCGTCGTTGATGCCGTCGAAGCGCTCAACCTCACGGGCAGCATTGCGGTTGTCGGATTTGACGGATTACCAGAGGCGCTTCGGGCAATCAATAGCGGCGCCATGCTGGCAACCGTCAACCAGGATCCGCTGTGTATCGGGCAGCAGGCGGTTGACACTGCACTTCAGGCGCTGCGCAGCGAGCCGGTTGAACGACAGATCCTGACACCCGGCGAATTGATCACCCGCGATACGGTGACCGAATCAGCGCTTCGTGCGCTCGATCTGCTGCCCGGCATCATGCGCGATCTCATCGAGAGCAATGCCGAACGGCAGCGATTGCAGGAGGAGATCATCGCTGCGCAGCGCTCGACTATTCAGGAGTTGTCAACGCCGATCATCCCAATCGACGCGCGTACCCTCATCGTGCCGTTGATCGGCGCTATCGACAGTACGCGCGCGGCGCAGATGACCCAGACTATTCTCGAAGCCATCGGCGATCAGCGCGCCGATGATGTCATCATCGACATTACCGGCATCGCAGTGGTTGATACGAGTGTCGCCAACCACCTGGTGCAGACCGCGCAGGCCGCCAGCCTGCTCGGTGCACACGTGACCCTGGCGGGCATGTCGCCGGAGGTTGCGCAGACCATTGTGCAGTTGGGGATCAAACTGGGTCAGTTGACAACCTGCAGCAACCTGCAAACAGCGCTGGAAGTTGTGCAGCGGCGGCGCGGTCGGCGGTAA
- a CDS encoding aldose epimerase family protein produces MSMIAEPFGVVDGRTVERFTLRGAQGIEAQIITYGGTLVSLRAPDRHGRSGDVVLGFDTLPPYLHNPAYIGSIVGRFANRIANGIFTLDGTTYHLARNHGAHHLHGGAVGFDQVIWKARPLADGDEPALELMYVSRDGEEGYPGNLTVVVTYALTGDSALRIDYCATTDRATIVNLTNHAYFNLTGAGDILHHELQLFASFFLPVNATLIPTGEIRAVHGTVMDFTTPMAIGARLDTDDEQIRNGLGGYDHTWVVDGVAGELRPAARLVDPVSGRVLDVLTTQPGIHLYTGNSLDGTMTGRNGHVFTKYAALCLETQHFPDSPNHPHFPSTVLRPGDVYRHTTVFRLATLDGADR; encoded by the coding sequence ATGAGCATGATCGCCGAACCTTTTGGCGTCGTTGATGGTCGGACGGTCGAACGTTTCACGCTGCGCGGCGCGCAGGGCATCGAAGCGCAGATTATCACCTACGGCGGCACGCTGGTGTCGCTGCGCGCACCGGATCGGCACGGGCGCTCTGGCGATGTTGTCCTCGGTTTCGATACCCTGCCCCCGTATCTGCATAATCCGGCATACATCGGCAGCATTGTCGGGCGTTTTGCCAACCGGATCGCCAATGGAATCTTCACACTCGATGGAACCACGTACCACCTGGCGCGCAACCACGGCGCACATCATCTTCATGGCGGCGCGGTCGGCTTCGATCAGGTAATCTGGAAGGCGCGTCCTCTTGCCGATGGCGACGAACCGGCGCTGGAACTGATGTATGTCAGTCGTGACGGTGAAGAAGGATATCCGGGGAACCTGACAGTTGTCGTCACCTATGCATTGACAGGTGATAGTGCGTTACGCATCGATTACTGTGCGACAACCGATCGTGCAACGATTGTCAACCTGACGAACCATGCATACTTCAATCTGACGGGTGCGGGTGATATTCTCCATCACGAGTTGCAACTGTTTGCCAGTTTCTTCCTTCCGGTCAACGCGACGCTCATTCCAACTGGCGAAATCCGCGCTGTGCACGGTACTGTCATGGACTTCACCACGCCGATGGCAATCGGCGCCCGCCTTGATACCGACGACGAACAGATCCGCAATGGGCTTGGAGGGTATGATCACACCTGGGTGGTCGATGGAGTCGCTGGCGAACTACGCCCTGCAGCGCGTCTGGTCGATCCGGTCAGCGGTCGCGTGCTTGATGTCCTGACCACGCAACCCGGCATCCATCTGTACACCGGCAACTCGCTCGATGGAACCATGACCGGACGCAACGGGCATGTATTCACGAAGTACGCCGCGCTCTGCCTGGAAACCCAGCATTTTCCCGATTCGCCGAATCATCCGCATTTTCCATCGACCGTCCTGCGACCGGGCGATGTCTACCGCCATACGACGGTCTTCCGCCTGGCGACGCTGGACGGAGCAGATCGTTGA
- a CDS encoding response regulator transcription factor, which yields MARWQGRVLLVEDDPAALTSLRRILEGAGYHVTAVTDGETACRHLEMEDHGGYDVVLTDLRMAEVDGLAVLRTARRLSNPPEVVVLTGYGTLGTAIEAFRAGVYDYLLKPCKPEDLLNAIGGALHRRYDHALQLATLREQARHAVHDLDEQSIVEQVRYLRVGDLLIDRFNRRVIFRNRVIQVTPTEYELLHCLAEARGRTLSFREIVQRAYIHAHVATDEDAHQLLKTHIHNLRHKIDPAYIVNVRGVGYRLIDPRFFRSGL from the coding sequence ATGGCTCGCTGGCAGGGTCGGGTTCTCCTGGTTGAAGATGATCCCGCTGCACTGACGTCACTGCGGCGCATTCTGGAAGGCGCCGGCTATCATGTCACCGCTGTGACCGACGGCGAAACCGCCTGTCGGCATCTCGAGATGGAGGATCACGGCGGGTATGATGTCGTTCTCACCGATCTGCGCATGGCGGAAGTTGACGGTCTCGCCGTGCTTCGCACGGCGCGGCGCCTCTCCAATCCGCCCGAAGTGGTGGTGTTGACCGGCTACGGTACGCTGGGAACAGCAATAGAAGCGTTCCGCGCCGGGGTCTATGATTATCTGCTCAAGCCGTGCAAACCGGAAGACCTGCTCAATGCTATCGGGGGCGCATTGCACCGTCGGTACGATCATGCGCTGCAACTCGCTACACTGCGTGAGCAGGCGCGCCACGCCGTCCACGATCTGGATGAACAGAGCATTGTTGAGCAGGTGCGCTATCTGCGGGTTGGCGATCTGCTGATTGATCGCTTCAACCGGCGGGTGATATTTCGCAACCGGGTCATTCAGGTGACCCCGACCGAATATGAGCTGTTGCACTGCCTGGCGGAAGCGCGTGGTCGAACGCTGTCGTTCCGCGAGATTGTGCAACGCGCCTACATCCATGCGCACGTTGCGACCGATGAAGATGCCCATCAATTGCTCAAAACCCACATCCACAATCTACGCCATAAGATCGATCCGGCATATATTGTGAATGTGCGCGGGGTTGGCTATCGATTGATCGATCCACGCTTTTTTCGCAGCGGTTTGTAA
- a CDS encoding PAS domain S-box protein, translated as MPSQVQKVSASTDTVHAHTFPVDERMRVYAHVFEAIGQPLIVTDLTGSIVYWNGSAATVFGKRRDEMVGRSVMAVADGDEWRLKITHVLEEVGQRGQWNGELMVQRSDGVQASAVVNARLWHHERDQDAIVILVTGINRQKRSESYTGRRVIRRRRRNADLPRRFKRRLSGVRRANRWLRREIAEYRRNEQELRFQAKLLATVSQAVLATDTSGVITYWSPSAERMFGWSAAEMIGAIGFYLVAGLPDLELIGAMRAAIGAGKPWEGEFMLRRRDGTVFPAYAAISPIFDEQNRRIGAVGVVSDITERKRDQQALADANVRLQAANADLQLSHDLLHTIVDNLDDGLALIDSQRVIQVVNRQFARLLEMPPEHLPGASCDDVCPVVAPIVARTLSGGVKSFERVSHAHPSGEVITLDVYGIPLRDASGAQRVVLRLVDVTERLQLEAIMRQNERLAASGRLAAAVAHEINTPLQSIQNYLYLLRSSSIEQSTAFLDLASSEITRVSTLLHRLLDLHRPGDRSIELIDSNAIIERVVLLLGSALRGCSIRVEQELAPDLPRFLGQRDALMQVLLNLLLNAIDAMPCGGALRITTRRALETIDQSARWCVQIIVADNGPGIAFDLQERIFDPFFTTKPHGSGLGLAVSRQLVEQHGGSLRVQSTPGNGATFIVSLPVAEDA; from the coding sequence ATGCCGTCACAGGTCCAAAAAGTCTCCGCCTCCACAGATACTGTTCATGCCCATACCTTTCCGGTTGATGAGCGCATGCGCGTTTATGCACATGTTTTCGAGGCGATTGGTCAACCGCTGATCGTGACCGATCTGACCGGTTCCATCGTGTACTGGAATGGGAGTGCAGCAACGGTCTTTGGCAAACGTCGGGACGAGATGGTCGGTCGGTCGGTGATGGCGGTAGCGGATGGTGACGAATGGCGCTTGAAAATTACGCATGTATTGGAAGAGGTTGGGCAGCGAGGTCAGTGGAATGGCGAATTGATGGTGCAGCGGAGTGATGGCGTACAGGCGTCAGCGGTTGTCAATGCGCGTCTCTGGCATCACGAGCGGGATCAGGACGCGATCGTCATTCTTGTGACCGGTATCAACCGGCAAAAACGATCTGAGTCGTATACGGGTCGACGAGTGATACGCAGGCGACGTCGGAACGCTGATCTTCCGCGCCGCTTCAAACGTCGCCTGAGCGGGGTACGTCGCGCGAACCGTTGGTTGCGGCGCGAGATTGCTGAATACAGGCGCAATGAGCAAGAACTTCGTTTTCAGGCAAAACTGCTGGCGACTGTCAGCCAGGCGGTGCTTGCGACCGACACGTCGGGGGTGATTACCTACTGGAGTCCATCCGCTGAGCGCATGTTCGGTTGGAGCGCTGCCGAGATGATCGGTGCAATCGGGTTTTATCTGGTGGCTGGTCTGCCGGATCTTGAACTTATTGGCGCAATGCGCGCGGCGATTGGCGCTGGCAAACCGTGGGAAGGCGAATTTATGCTGAGACGCCGTGATGGTACTGTTTTCCCTGCATATGCCGCGATTTCTCCGATCTTCGATGAGCAGAATCGGCGTATCGGCGCAGTTGGCGTCGTCAGCGACATAACTGAGCGAAAACGTGATCAGCAGGCGCTGGCGGACGCCAATGTCCGTCTTCAGGCAGCCAACGCCGACCTGCAGTTGAGTCATGACCTGTTACACACGATTGTTGACAATCTGGACGATGGGCTGGCATTGATCGATAGTCAGCGCGTTATTCAGGTGGTCAATCGTCAGTTTGCACGCCTGCTCGAGATGCCGCCGGAACATCTTCCTGGCGCATCGTGCGATGATGTTTGCCCGGTGGTTGCGCCGATCGTCGCTCGCACCCTGAGTGGAGGCGTGAAGTCGTTCGAGCGCGTCTCTCATGCCCATCCATCGGGTGAGGTGATAACCCTGGATGTCTACGGTATTCCATTGCGCGACGCGAGCGGCGCGCAGCGCGTGGTGCTGCGCCTGGTTGATGTGACTGAGCGGCTGCAACTCGAAGCGATCATGCGGCAGAACGAACGCCTGGCGGCGAGCGGTCGCCTTGCGGCGGCAGTCGCGCATGAGATCAACACGCCGTTGCAGTCCATCCAGAATTATCTGTACCTGCTGCGTTCATCGTCCATCGAGCAATCGACAGCGTTTCTCGATCTGGCGAGCAGCGAGATAACGCGTGTCTCAACGTTGTTGCATCGCCTGCTCGATCTCCATCGTCCCGGTGATCGTTCGATCGAGCTGATCGATAGCAATGCGATCATTGAACGGGTCGTCTTGTTGTTGGGAAGCGCCCTGCGTGGGTGCAGCATTCGCGTCGAACAGGAACTGGCGCCGGATCTGCCGCGGTTTTTAGGGCAGCGCGATGCGCTGATGCAGGTGTTGCTCAACCTGCTGCTGAATGCGATCGACGCGATGCCGTGCGGTGGCGCCCTGCGCATTACAACACGTCGGGCGCTTGAAACCATCGATCAATCTGCACGCTGGTGCGTGCAGATTATCGTCGCAGATAACGGTCCTGGAATCGCATTCGATCTGCAGGAACGAATTTTTGATCCGTTCTTTACGACAAAGCCACACGGGTCGGGTCTTGGGCTGGCAGTCAGTCGTCAACTCGTTGAACAGCACGGTGGATCGTTGCGTGTACAGAGCACTCCTGGCAATGGCGCCACATTTATTGTCTCGCTGCCGGTTGCAGAGGATGCGTGA